A DNA window from Pogona vitticeps strain Pit_001003342236 chromosome 2, PviZW2.1, whole genome shotgun sequence contains the following coding sequences:
- the LOC110071606 gene encoding uncharacterized protein LOC110071606 isoform X4, with product MENTSQHDTGFPNVIVKVEEEEKLDERELETFSRTSSDVKTEEGAESYNQESMEGCPGIAMKPEEKEEMNNQGTKEKESIARDPSGILNPFIKPEEAEEFHNQGPKGNTSMAGLHSGCFDISIKSEKKEGMCHQGSEENTGAGEQPGIPNLFVKSEEEERIYNQGSEENTSPGDNRTGFVDIVVKAEEEESLSNRRSVEISSVPWDQSDNWRETKICPELDLAKHQQTNGAEEHSRTEKSHKYTAPGKCFVQQMMLADRNSVYTLYEVPRECFPWDAHPVNRHSHASGGKPHERQKHKKCAQHQFEQGKKSYKCQDCEKCFTHHYQLVMHKKIHISGKPYNCQDCGKRYTLNSWFVRHKAVHKQKNPYKCQECGKCFTYSYQLVTHKKTHIGGKKYSCQNCRKCFARNSLLLRHKAVHAREKPYKCPECGKCFTRSDYIIRHKKIHTREKPYKCRDCGKCFAWEKQFTVHCRVHTREKPYKCQVCEKCFTQISSLRMHEKVHRGEKPHKCLECGVCFAWKKQLVVHCRVHTGEKPHKCQECGKCFAWKNQLLVHFREHPRETPFKCQECGKCFADNTYLTIHKRVHTGEKPYKCQECGKCFAWKKQLMVHFREHTGETPFNCQECGKCFADNTNLVRHMKIHTREKPYKCQECGECFASKKQFVVHFRDHTGETPFKCQECGKCFADNTNLVRHKKIHTGEKPFKCQACEKCFTEISKLRTHEKVHRGEKPYKCMDCGKCFIENSHLMRHRRVHTGEKPYKCAECGKSFAWKTQFVVHYRNHTGEKPFQCLECGKCFPYKTQLVIHKRVHTGEKPFKCQECEKSFAWKTQFLVHCRVHTGEKPYKCQECEKCFAWKTQLVVHGRVHTGEKPYKCEECGKCFAWNSQLVVHCRVHTGETPFKCQDCGKCFADNTQLVRHKRVHTGEKPFKCQDCGKCFAWKKQLVVHCRVHTGETPFKCQDCGKCFADNTHLVCHKRGHTGEKPFKCQECEKCFTRASSLQSHEKIHRGVKPYKCLECGKCFVENSQLVRHKKVHTGEKPYKCQECGKCFAYNTHLVRHKRVHTGEKPYKCEECGKCYAWKTLLVIHSRVHTGEKPYKCLECGKCFVYYTQLVSHKRVHVGEKPYKCEECGKCFAENSQLVNHNRVHTDEELFRCQECEKCFTRISSLWRHEKVHRAAKP from the exons ATGGAGAATACATCCCAGCATGACACAG GGTTTCCTAATGTAATAGTCAaggtggaagaagaggaaaagctgGATGAGCGTGAATTAGAGACTTTCTCAAGGACCAGCTCAG ATGTGAAGACGGAGGAGGGAGCAGAGTCGTACAACCAGGAATCTATGGAAG GATGTCCTGGCATTGCCATGAAaccagaagagaaagaggaaatgaaTAACCAGGGaaccaaggaaaaagaaagcattgCTCGTGACCCATCAG GAATTCTTAACCCTTTCATAaaaccagaggaggcagaggagttCCACAACCAGGGGCCCAAAGGAAATACAAGCATGGCTGGTCTTCACTCAG GATGTTTTGACATTTCCATAAAGTCAGAGAAGAAAGAGGGGATGTGCCATCAGGGATCCGAGGAAAACACAGGAGCTGGAGAGCAACCAG GGATTCCTAACCTTTTCGTAAagtcagaggaagaagagaggattTACAACCAAGgatctgaagaaaacacaagcccTGGTGACAACCGGACGG GATTTGTAGACATTGTTGTAAaggcagaagaagaggagagtcTGTCCAATCGGAGATCTGTGGAGATTTCAAGTGTTCCCTGGGATCAGTCAG ATAACTGGAGAGAAACGAAGATTTGCCCTGAATTGGATCTTGCCAAACACCAGCAAACCAATGGAGCTGAGGAACATAGTCGCACAGAGAAATCCCACAAATACACTGCTCCTGGGAAGTGTTTTGTCCAACAGATGATGCTGGCAGATCGCAACAGTGTCTACACTTTATATGAAGTGCCTAGAGAATGTTTTCCTTGGGATGCACACCCTGTGAACCGCCATAGCCATGCTTCAGGAGGGAAACCACATGAACGTCAAAAGCATAAAAAATGTGCCCAGCATCAGTTcgaacaggggaaaaaatcatacaAATGTCAAGACTGTGAGAAATGTTTTACTCATCATTACCAGCTTGTCATGCATAAGAAGATCCATATAAGTGGGAAACCATACAATTGCCAAGACTGTGGGAAACGTTACACTCTGAATTCATGGTTTGTGCGTCATAAAGCAGTCCATAAACAAAAGAacccatacaaatgccaggagtgtgggaaatgttttacctATAGTTACCAGCTTGTCACACATAAGAAGACCCATATAGGTGGGAAAAAATACAGTTGCCAAAACTgtaggaaatgttttgctcggaattCATTGCTTCTACGTCATAAAGCAGTTCATGCacgagagaaaccatacaaatgcccggagtgtgggaaatgttttactcgcAGTGACTACATTATTAGGCATAAGAAAATCCACACACgtgagaaaccatacaaatgccgtgactgtgggaaatgttttgcttgggaAAAACAATTTACGGTTCATTGCAGAGTCCACACaagagagaagccatacaaatgccaggttTGTGAGAAATGCTTTACTCAGATATCGAGCCTTCGGATGCATGAAAAGGTCCACAGAGGAGAaaagccacataaatgcttggaatgtggagtATGTTTTGCTTGGAAAAAACAACTTGTGGTCCATTgcagagtccacacaggagagaaaccacacaaatgtcaggagtgtgggaaatgttttgcttggaaaaATCAACTTTTGGTCCATTTCAGAGAACACCCAAGGGAAACACCATtcaagtgccaggagtgtggtaAATGTTTTGCTGACAATACATACCTTACAATACAtaaaagagtccacacaggagagaagccatacaaatgccaggagtgtgggaaatgttttgcttggaagAAACAACTCATGGTTCATTTCAGAGAACATACAGGAGAAACACCATTCAattgtcaggagtgtgggaaatgttttgctgacaATACAAATCTTGTGAGGCATATGAAAATCCACACaagagagaagccatacaaatgccaggagtgtggagaatgttttgcttcaaaaaaacAATTTGTGGTCCATTTCAGAGATCACACAGGAGAAACACCGTtcaagtgccaggagtgtgggaaatgttttgctgacaATACAAATCTTGTGAGACATAAaaaaatccacacaggagagaaaccattcaaGTGCCAAGCTTGTGAGAAATGCTTTACTGAAATATCAAAGCTTCGGACACATGAAAAAGTCCACAGAGGAGAAaagccatataaatgtatggattgtggaaaatgttttatagagAATTCACATCTTATGCGGCAcaggagagtccacacaggagagaaaccatacaaatgtgctgagtgtgggaaatcttttgcttGGAAAACACAATTTGTGGTCCATTACAGaaaccacacaggagaaaaaccatttcagtgcctggagtgtgggaaatgttttccttACAAAACACAGCTTGTGATACAtaaaagagtccacacaggagagaaaccatttaaatgccaggaatgtgagaAATCTTTTGCTTGGAAAACACAATTTTTGGTCCATTgcagagtccacacaggagagaaaccatacaaatgccaggaatgtgagaaatgttttgcttggaaaaCACAACTTGTGGTCCATGgcagagtccacacaggagagaaaccatacaaatgtgaggagtgtgggaaatgttttgcttggaacTCACAACTTGTAGTTCACTGCagagtccatacaggagagacACCATTCAAGTGTCAGGactgtgggaagtgttttgctgACAATACACAGCTTGTGAGGCATaaaagagtccacacaggggagaaaccattcaaatgccaggactgtgggaaatgttttgcttggaaaaAACAACTTGTGGTTCACTgcagagtccacacaggagagacacCATTCAAGTGTCAGGactgtgggaagtgttttgctgACAATACACATCTTGTGTGCCATAAAAGAggccacacaggggaaaaaccattcaaatgccaggagtgtgaaaAATGTTTTACTCGAGCATCAAGCCTACAGAGCCATGAAAAAATCCACAGAGGAGTgaagccatataaatgcctggaatgtgggaaatgttttgtagAGAATTCACAGCTCGTGCGGCACAAGAaagtccatacaggagagaaaccatacaaatgtcaagaatgtgggaaatgttttgcttacaatACCCATCTCGTGAggcataagagagtccacacaggagagaaaccatacaagtgcgaagagtgtgggaaatgttatgCTTGGAAAACACTACTTGTGATCCATTccagagtccacacaggagagaaaccatacaaatgcttagagtgtgggaaatgttttgtttactATACACAGCTTGTGAGCCATAAAAGAGTCCATGtcggagagaaaccatacaaatgtgaggagtgtgggaaatgttttgctgaaaaTTCACAGCTTGTGAATCATAACAGAGTCCACACAGATGAGGAACTGTTCAGATGCCAGGAGTGTGAAAAATGTTTTACTCGGATATCGAGTCTTTGGAGGCATGAAAAAGTGCACAGAGCAGCAAAGCCATAA
- the LOC110071606 gene encoding uncharacterized protein LOC110071606 isoform X1 — MENTSQHDTGFPNVIVKVEEEEKLDERELETFSRTSSGFPDTDVKTEEGAESYNQESMEGKSAAAEQSGCPGIAMKPEEKEEMNNQGTKEKESIARDPSGILNPFIKPEEAEEFHNQGPKGNTSMAGLHSGCFDISIKSEKKEGMCHQGSEENTGAGEQPGIPNLFVKSEEEERIYNQGSEENTSPGDNRTGFVDIVVKAEEEESLSNRRSVEISSVPWDQSDNWRETKICPELDLAKHQQTNGAEEHSRTEKSHKYTAPGKCFVQQMMLADRNSVYTLYEVPRECFPWDAHPVNRHSHASGGKPHERQKHKKCAQHQFEQGKKSYKCQDCEKCFTHHYQLVMHKKIHISGKPYNCQDCGKRYTLNSWFVRHKAVHKQKNPYKCQECGKCFTYSYQLVTHKKTHIGGKKYSCQNCRKCFARNSLLLRHKAVHAREKPYKCPECGKCFTRSDYIIRHKKIHTREKPYKCRDCGKCFAWEKQFTVHCRVHTREKPYKCQVCEKCFTQISSLRMHEKVHRGEKPHKCLECGVCFAWKKQLVVHCRVHTGEKPHKCQECGKCFAWKNQLLVHFREHPRETPFKCQECGKCFADNTYLTIHKRVHTGEKPYKCQECGKCFAWKKQLMVHFREHTGETPFNCQECGKCFADNTNLVRHMKIHTREKPYKCQECGECFASKKQFVVHFRDHTGETPFKCQECGKCFADNTNLVRHKKIHTGEKPFKCQACEKCFTEISKLRTHEKVHRGEKPYKCMDCGKCFIENSHLMRHRRVHTGEKPYKCAECGKSFAWKTQFVVHYRNHTGEKPFQCLECGKCFPYKTQLVIHKRVHTGEKPFKCQECEKSFAWKTQFLVHCRVHTGEKPYKCQECEKCFAWKTQLVVHGRVHTGEKPYKCEECGKCFAWNSQLVVHCRVHTGETPFKCQDCGKCFADNTQLVRHKRVHTGEKPFKCQDCGKCFAWKKQLVVHCRVHTGETPFKCQDCGKCFADNTHLVCHKRGHTGEKPFKCQECEKCFTRASSLQSHEKIHRGVKPYKCLECGKCFVENSQLVRHKKVHTGEKPYKCQECGKCFAYNTHLVRHKRVHTGEKPYKCEECGKCYAWKTLLVIHSRVHTGEKPYKCLECGKCFVYYTQLVSHKRVHVGEKPYKCEECGKCFAENSQLVNHNRVHTDEELFRCQECEKCFTRISSLWRHEKVHRAAKP; from the exons ATGGAGAATACATCCCAGCATGACACAG GGTTTCCTAATGTAATAGTCAaggtggaagaagaggaaaagctgGATGAGCGTGAATTAGAGACTTTCTCAAGGACCAGCTCAG GATTCCCTGATACAGATGTGAAGACGGAGGAGGGAGCAGAGTCGTACAACCAGGAATCTATGGAAGGTAAAAGTGCTGCTGCAGAGCAGTCAG GATGTCCTGGCATTGCCATGAAaccagaagagaaagaggaaatgaaTAACCAGGGaaccaaggaaaaagaaagcattgCTCGTGACCCATCAG GAATTCTTAACCCTTTCATAaaaccagaggaggcagaggagttCCACAACCAGGGGCCCAAAGGAAATACAAGCATGGCTGGTCTTCACTCAG GATGTTTTGACATTTCCATAAAGTCAGAGAAGAAAGAGGGGATGTGCCATCAGGGATCCGAGGAAAACACAGGAGCTGGAGAGCAACCAG GGATTCCTAACCTTTTCGTAAagtcagaggaagaagagaggattTACAACCAAGgatctgaagaaaacacaagcccTGGTGACAACCGGACGG GATTTGTAGACATTGTTGTAAaggcagaagaagaggagagtcTGTCCAATCGGAGATCTGTGGAGATTTCAAGTGTTCCCTGGGATCAGTCAG ATAACTGGAGAGAAACGAAGATTTGCCCTGAATTGGATCTTGCCAAACACCAGCAAACCAATGGAGCTGAGGAACATAGTCGCACAGAGAAATCCCACAAATACACTGCTCCTGGGAAGTGTTTTGTCCAACAGATGATGCTGGCAGATCGCAACAGTGTCTACACTTTATATGAAGTGCCTAGAGAATGTTTTCCTTGGGATGCACACCCTGTGAACCGCCATAGCCATGCTTCAGGAGGGAAACCACATGAACGTCAAAAGCATAAAAAATGTGCCCAGCATCAGTTcgaacaggggaaaaaatcatacaAATGTCAAGACTGTGAGAAATGTTTTACTCATCATTACCAGCTTGTCATGCATAAGAAGATCCATATAAGTGGGAAACCATACAATTGCCAAGACTGTGGGAAACGTTACACTCTGAATTCATGGTTTGTGCGTCATAAAGCAGTCCATAAACAAAAGAacccatacaaatgccaggagtgtgggaaatgttttacctATAGTTACCAGCTTGTCACACATAAGAAGACCCATATAGGTGGGAAAAAATACAGTTGCCAAAACTgtaggaaatgttttgctcggaattCATTGCTTCTACGTCATAAAGCAGTTCATGCacgagagaaaccatacaaatgcccggagtgtgggaaatgttttactcgcAGTGACTACATTATTAGGCATAAGAAAATCCACACACgtgagaaaccatacaaatgccgtgactgtgggaaatgttttgcttgggaAAAACAATTTACGGTTCATTGCAGAGTCCACACaagagagaagccatacaaatgccaggttTGTGAGAAATGCTTTACTCAGATATCGAGCCTTCGGATGCATGAAAAGGTCCACAGAGGAGAaaagccacataaatgcttggaatgtggagtATGTTTTGCTTGGAAAAAACAACTTGTGGTCCATTgcagagtccacacaggagagaaaccacacaaatgtcaggagtgtgggaaatgttttgcttggaaaaATCAACTTTTGGTCCATTTCAGAGAACACCCAAGGGAAACACCATtcaagtgccaggagtgtggtaAATGTTTTGCTGACAATACATACCTTACAATACAtaaaagagtccacacaggagagaagccatacaaatgccaggagtgtgggaaatgttttgcttggaagAAACAACTCATGGTTCATTTCAGAGAACATACAGGAGAAACACCATTCAattgtcaggagtgtgggaaatgttttgctgacaATACAAATCTTGTGAGGCATATGAAAATCCACACaagagagaagccatacaaatgccaggagtgtggagaatgttttgcttcaaaaaaacAATTTGTGGTCCATTTCAGAGATCACACAGGAGAAACACCGTtcaagtgccaggagtgtgggaaatgttttgctgacaATACAAATCTTGTGAGACATAAaaaaatccacacaggagagaaaccattcaaGTGCCAAGCTTGTGAGAAATGCTTTACTGAAATATCAAAGCTTCGGACACATGAAAAAGTCCACAGAGGAGAAaagccatataaatgtatggattgtggaaaatgttttatagagAATTCACATCTTATGCGGCAcaggagagtccacacaggagagaaaccatacaaatgtgctgagtgtgggaaatcttttgcttGGAAAACACAATTTGTGGTCCATTACAGaaaccacacaggagaaaaaccatttcagtgcctggagtgtgggaaatgttttccttACAAAACACAGCTTGTGATACAtaaaagagtccacacaggagagaaaccatttaaatgccaggaatgtgagaAATCTTTTGCTTGGAAAACACAATTTTTGGTCCATTgcagagtccacacaggagagaaaccatacaaatgccaggaatgtgagaaatgttttgcttggaaaaCACAACTTGTGGTCCATGgcagagtccacacaggagagaaaccatacaaatgtgaggagtgtgggaaatgttttgcttggaacTCACAACTTGTAGTTCACTGCagagtccatacaggagagacACCATTCAAGTGTCAGGactgtgggaagtgttttgctgACAATACACAGCTTGTGAGGCATaaaagagtccacacaggggagaaaccattcaaatgccaggactgtgggaaatgttttgcttggaaaaAACAACTTGTGGTTCACTgcagagtccacacaggagagacacCATTCAAGTGTCAGGactgtgggaagtgttttgctgACAATACACATCTTGTGTGCCATAAAAGAggccacacaggggaaaaaccattcaaatgccaggagtgtgaaaAATGTTTTACTCGAGCATCAAGCCTACAGAGCCATGAAAAAATCCACAGAGGAGTgaagccatataaatgcctggaatgtgggaaatgttttgtagAGAATTCACAGCTCGTGCGGCACAAGAaagtccatacaggagagaaaccatacaaatgtcaagaatgtgggaaatgttttgcttacaatACCCATCTCGTGAggcataagagagtccacacaggagagaaaccatacaagtgcgaagagtgtgggaaatgttatgCTTGGAAAACACTACTTGTGATCCATTccagagtccacacaggagagaaaccatacaaatgcttagagtgtgggaaatgttttgtttactATACACAGCTTGTGAGCCATAAAAGAGTCCATGtcggagagaaaccatacaaatgtgaggagtgtgggaaatgttttgctgaaaaTTCACAGCTTGTGAATCATAACAGAGTCCACACAGATGAGGAACTGTTCAGATGCCAGGAGTGTGAAAAATGTTTTACTCGGATATCGAGTCTTTGGAGGCATGAAAAAGTGCACAGAGCAGCAAAGCCATAA
- the LOC110071606 gene encoding uncharacterized protein LOC110071606 isoform X3, protein MENTSQHDTGFPNVIVKVEEEEKLDERELETFSRTSSGFPDTDVKTEEGAESYNQESMEGCPGIAMKPEEKEEMNNQGTKEKESIARDPSGILNPFIKPEEAEEFHNQGPKGNTSMAGLHSGCFDISIKSEKKEGMCHQGSEENTGAGEQPGIPNLFVKSEEEERIYNQGSEENTSPGDNRTGFVDIVVKAEEEESLSNRRSVEISSVPWDQSDNWRETKICPELDLAKHQQTNGAEEHSRTEKSHKYTAPGKCFVQQMMLADRNSVYTLYEVPRECFPWDAHPVNRHSHASGGKPHERQKHKKCAQHQFEQGKKSYKCQDCEKCFTHHYQLVMHKKIHISGKPYNCQDCGKRYTLNSWFVRHKAVHKQKNPYKCQECGKCFTYSYQLVTHKKTHIGGKKYSCQNCRKCFARNSLLLRHKAVHAREKPYKCPECGKCFTRSDYIIRHKKIHTREKPYKCRDCGKCFAWEKQFTVHCRVHTREKPYKCQVCEKCFTQISSLRMHEKVHRGEKPHKCLECGVCFAWKKQLVVHCRVHTGEKPHKCQECGKCFAWKNQLLVHFREHPRETPFKCQECGKCFADNTYLTIHKRVHTGEKPYKCQECGKCFAWKKQLMVHFREHTGETPFNCQECGKCFADNTNLVRHMKIHTREKPYKCQECGECFASKKQFVVHFRDHTGETPFKCQECGKCFADNTNLVRHKKIHTGEKPFKCQACEKCFTEISKLRTHEKVHRGEKPYKCMDCGKCFIENSHLMRHRRVHTGEKPYKCAECGKSFAWKTQFVVHYRNHTGEKPFQCLECGKCFPYKTQLVIHKRVHTGEKPFKCQECEKSFAWKTQFLVHCRVHTGEKPYKCQECEKCFAWKTQLVVHGRVHTGEKPYKCEECGKCFAWNSQLVVHCRVHTGETPFKCQDCGKCFADNTQLVRHKRVHTGEKPFKCQDCGKCFAWKKQLVVHCRVHTGETPFKCQDCGKCFADNTHLVCHKRGHTGEKPFKCQECEKCFTRASSLQSHEKIHRGVKPYKCLECGKCFVENSQLVRHKKVHTGEKPYKCQECGKCFAYNTHLVRHKRVHTGEKPYKCEECGKCYAWKTLLVIHSRVHTGEKPYKCLECGKCFVYYTQLVSHKRVHVGEKPYKCEECGKCFAENSQLVNHNRVHTDEELFRCQECEKCFTRISSLWRHEKVHRAAKP, encoded by the exons ATGGAGAATACATCCCAGCATGACACAG GGTTTCCTAATGTAATAGTCAaggtggaagaagaggaaaagctgGATGAGCGTGAATTAGAGACTTTCTCAAGGACCAGCTCAG GATTCCCTGATACAGATGTGAAGACGGAGGAGGGAGCAGAGTCGTACAACCAGGAATCTATGGAAG GATGTCCTGGCATTGCCATGAAaccagaagagaaagaggaaatgaaTAACCAGGGaaccaaggaaaaagaaagcattgCTCGTGACCCATCAG GAATTCTTAACCCTTTCATAaaaccagaggaggcagaggagttCCACAACCAGGGGCCCAAAGGAAATACAAGCATGGCTGGTCTTCACTCAG GATGTTTTGACATTTCCATAAAGTCAGAGAAGAAAGAGGGGATGTGCCATCAGGGATCCGAGGAAAACACAGGAGCTGGAGAGCAACCAG GGATTCCTAACCTTTTCGTAAagtcagaggaagaagagaggattTACAACCAAGgatctgaagaaaacacaagcccTGGTGACAACCGGACGG GATTTGTAGACATTGTTGTAAaggcagaagaagaggagagtcTGTCCAATCGGAGATCTGTGGAGATTTCAAGTGTTCCCTGGGATCAGTCAG ATAACTGGAGAGAAACGAAGATTTGCCCTGAATTGGATCTTGCCAAACACCAGCAAACCAATGGAGCTGAGGAACATAGTCGCACAGAGAAATCCCACAAATACACTGCTCCTGGGAAGTGTTTTGTCCAACAGATGATGCTGGCAGATCGCAACAGTGTCTACACTTTATATGAAGTGCCTAGAGAATGTTTTCCTTGGGATGCACACCCTGTGAACCGCCATAGCCATGCTTCAGGAGGGAAACCACATGAACGTCAAAAGCATAAAAAATGTGCCCAGCATCAGTTcgaacaggggaaaaaatcatacaAATGTCAAGACTGTGAGAAATGTTTTACTCATCATTACCAGCTTGTCATGCATAAGAAGATCCATATAAGTGGGAAACCATACAATTGCCAAGACTGTGGGAAACGTTACACTCTGAATTCATGGTTTGTGCGTCATAAAGCAGTCCATAAACAAAAGAacccatacaaatgccaggagtgtgggaaatgttttacctATAGTTACCAGCTTGTCACACATAAGAAGACCCATATAGGTGGGAAAAAATACAGTTGCCAAAACTgtaggaaatgttttgctcggaattCATTGCTTCTACGTCATAAAGCAGTTCATGCacgagagaaaccatacaaatgcccggagtgtgggaaatgttttactcgcAGTGACTACATTATTAGGCATAAGAAAATCCACACACgtgagaaaccatacaaatgccgtgactgtgggaaatgttttgcttgggaAAAACAATTTACGGTTCATTGCAGAGTCCACACaagagagaagccatacaaatgccaggttTGTGAGAAATGCTTTACTCAGATATCGAGCCTTCGGATGCATGAAAAGGTCCACAGAGGAGAaaagccacataaatgcttggaatgtggagtATGTTTTGCTTGGAAAAAACAACTTGTGGTCCATTgcagagtccacacaggagagaaaccacacaaatgtcaggagtgtgggaaatgttttgcttggaaaaATCAACTTTTGGTCCATTTCAGAGAACACCCAAGGGAAACACCATtcaagtgccaggagtgtggtaAATGTTTTGCTGACAATACATACCTTACAATACAtaaaagagtccacacaggagagaagccatacaaatgccaggagtgtgggaaatgttttgcttggaagAAACAACTCATGGTTCATTTCAGAGAACATACAGGAGAAACACCATTCAattgtcaggagtgtgggaaatgttttgctgacaATACAAATCTTGTGAGGCATATGAAAATCCACACaagagagaagccatacaaatgccaggagtgtggagaatgttttgcttcaaaaaaacAATTTGTGGTCCATTTCAGAGATCACACAGGAGAAACACCGTtcaagtgccaggagtgtgggaaatgttttgctgacaATACAAATCTTGTGAGACATAAaaaaatccacacaggagagaaaccattcaaGTGCCAAGCTTGTGAGAAATGCTTTACTGAAATATCAAAGCTTCGGACACATGAAAAAGTCCACAGAGGAGAAaagccatataaatgtatggattgtggaaaatgttttatagagAATTCACATCTTATGCGGCAcaggagagtccacacaggagagaaaccatacaaatgtgctgagtgtgggaaatcttttgcttGGAAAACACAATTTGTGGTCCATTACAGaaaccacacaggagaaaaaccatttcagtgcctggagtgtgggaaatgttttccttACAAAACACAGCTTGTGATACAtaaaagagtccacacaggagagaaaccatttaaatgccaggaatgtgagaAATCTTTTGCTTGGAAAACACAATTTTTGGTCCATTgcagagtccacacaggagagaaaccatacaaatgccaggaatgtgagaaatgttttgcttggaaaaCACAACTTGTGGTCCATGgcagagtccacacaggagagaaaccatacaaatgtgaggagtgtgggaaatgttttgcttggaacTCACAACTTGTAGTTCACTGCagagtccatacaggagagacACCATTCAAGTGTCAGGactgtgggaagtgttttgctgACAATACACAGCTTGTGAGGCATaaaagagtccacacaggggagaaaccattcaaatgccaggactgtgggaaatgttttgcttggaaaaAACAACTTGTGGTTCACTgcagagtccacacaggagagacacCATTCAAGTGTCAGGactgtgggaagtgttttgctgACAATACACATCTTGTGTGCCATAAAAGAggccacacaggggaaaaaccattcaaatgccaggagtgtgaaaAATGTTTTACTCGAGCATCAAGCCTACAGAGCCATGAAAAAATCCACAGAGGAGTgaagccatataaatgcctggaatgtgggaaatgttttgtagAGAATTCACAGCTCGTGCGGCACAAGAaagtccatacaggagagaaaccatacaaatgtcaagaatgtgggaaatgttttgcttacaatACCCATCTCGTGAggcataagagagtccacacaggagagaaaccatacaagtgcgaagagtgtgggaaatgttatgCTTGGAAAACACTACTTGTGATCCATTccagagtccacacaggagagaaaccatacaaatgcttagagtgtgggaaatgttttgtttactATACACAGCTTGTGAGCCATAAAAGAGTCCATGtcggagagaaaccatacaaatgtgaggagtgtgggaaatgttttgctgaaaaTTCACAGCTTGTGAATCATAACAGAGTCCACACAGATGAGGAACTGTTCAGATGCCAGGAGTGTGAAAAATGTTTTACTCGGATATCGAGTCTTTGGAGGCATGAAAAAGTGCACAGAGCAGCAAAGCCATAA